The Chelatococcus sp. HY11 nucleotide sequence AGCTTTCGGTTGGGTGACCGAGATGCGCGATGAGCTTGGTCGTGCCACTGATCATGGCGGGCTTTCTTTCCATTCAAGCGATTTTGATCGCCATACCGGTGCGGGCTGCATGTTTGACAGCCTCTATGACTTTGAGCGTGTTCAGGCCCTCACGCCCTGAAACGATTGGCGCGGCACGTCCACGGATGACGTCGCAGAAATGGCGGATCTGCAGCTTGAGTGGATCGTCAGGCAGGAAAGGAATACGCTCGCGCCGCAAGGGCTCCCGCCAACTGCGCTCGCCGGGGTTGGACCAGAGTTCCAGTTGCGGGATGGTCAAAGCCCCGTGCGACCCGCCGATCTGGTAACAGCTTTCCCCTTGACGGGGGTAGGCGGGATTCTCGCCGGTTGTCAGCTCCCAGCTCCAGGGAGCGACGACGGCATCGGAAGCGCTGATCGTCGCCAGTATTCCGTTCTCGAAGAGCAGAATGACCACGGCAGTTTCCTCGACCGAATGGCCGCGAAACGCGTTCGATTCCTGCGCTTGGACGATTGCGATCTCGCCGCATAAGTAACGAAACAGGTCGATGTCATGGATCAGATTGATAAAGACAGGACCCCCGCCCGGCGCGCGTCGCCAGGCCGTGTCGAAATAGTCATCGGGCTTCATCAGCCAGAATTGGCCAGCGAGCGTCAGCACCTGGCCGAGCTGCCCGGAATCGATGATGTCCTTTGCCTTGCGGATCATCGGATTGAAACGCCGGTGATGCCCCACGAGCAACGGAACTCCCGCATCTTCCGCGGCTTCGACGAGCCTGGTGGCGGCGGCAACATCATCCGCTATGGGTTTTTCGACAAGCGCTGGAATCGCAGCGGCCACCGCCTCCAGCCCGTTGACGACGTGAAGCTGGTTCGGGGTTGCGATGATGACGCCGTCGGGCCGGTCCGTCTTCAGGCATGACTCGAGGTTTTTATACCAAGCGGTGCCCAGGGAGTTTGCTAGTGCCTCGCCCGCCGGGGCGGGATCGATGATCGCCGATAGAATAGCTCCCGGATCAGCGGCGATATACTGCGCGTGGCGGCTGCCGATCAAGCCAGCGCCCATGATTGCAAGTTTGACTGGCTCCATGATGCGCTCCTCACACCGCAGCTGAGCGTCAATCCGGCGTCGTCTCGGCGATGCGCGCGATGCGTCGCAGGGCGAGTTCATAGCCCTGCGTGCCGAAGCCGGCGATCACACCATCGGCGCGCAACGATACGAAGGAATGATGACGGAAAGACTCGCGCTTATGAACGTTCGAGATATGACACTCAATAACCGTTCCATCAAAAGCATTCAGGGCATCAAGGATCGCGACCGAGGTATGTGTGAACGCTCCCGGATTAATAACAATGCCGGTTGCCTCCTCGCGGGCTTCATGGATCCGTTCGATGATTTCATATTCACGATTGGACTGGTGGAAGCTAAGCCGGAGGTTCAATTGCTCGCTCAATGTCCGGCACGCGACCTCCACATCGGCCAGCGTCTCATGACCATAGATGTGAGGTTGCCGTTTTCCGAGAAGATTAAGATTAGGGCCGTTAATCACATAGACGAGACGGCTCATGGCAGGCTCCCATCACTTTAATGAGTCTCAATGCATGTTGAGAATTTCACCGAGAAACTTCCGCGTGCGCGCATGATGTGGTGCCGTAAAGAATTCAGCGGGTGGCGCTTCCTCGACGATTGCTCCTTCGGACATGAAGATGACGCGATCAGCGACTTGCCGGGCAAAGCCCATCTCATGGGTGACGCAGATCATCGTCATGCCTTCCTCCGCAAGACCAATCATCGTGTCGAGGACCTCCTTGACCATCTCCGGATCGAGCGCCGATGTCGGCTCGTCGAACAGCATCACCTTCGGCCTCATGCAAAGCGCGCGGGCAATCGCGACGCGCTGCTGTTGCCCGCCAGAGAGCTGTGCCGGATATTTCTCCGCCTGTTCCAGAATTTTGACGCGCCCAAGAAGCTGTCGCGCGGTCGATTGAGCCTGCTCCCTCCCGACGCCAAGAGATCGCATGGGCGCGAGCATGCAGTTTTGCATGACGGTCAAGTGTGGGAACAGATTGAAGTGCTGAAATACCATGCCGACTTCTCGCCGGACGGCATCAGTCGTCTTGGCTACATCCGTCAGAACGATGCCGCCTACGCGGATCTCACCCTTCTGGTAGGCTTCCAGGCGATTGATGCAGCGGATCAAAGTCGATTTACCCGAGCCTGACGGTCCACACAGGACGATTCTCTCGCCCTGGCCGACCGTCAGGTTGATGTCACGCAACGCCTGAAAGGAGCCGTACCACTTTTCGACCGCGATCATGCTGATCATGGTCTCATGCCGATCCACCGGTGTGCTTGGCGCGGAACTCATCAAGGCTGCCATGAAAAATCATGCCTCAGCTGGCGGTGAACGGGATACCCTCGAGGCTGTCCGGGAACTTGTGGACAGGAACTTTCATCCACTTGTCATAGACCTTCTGGAGTTCACCATTGGCTTTGATCTTGTCGATGAATGTATTGAGGGCGGTGTTGATCTCCTTCTCACCAAGCCGCGTGCAAGCGCCGTTATAGAGGTTTTGGAACTCGAGTTTGTTTTCGAACTCGCCGGGCCGTGCCTGCTCGATGCGCTGGAGATAGAAGATGTTGCCGCCAAGCGCCTGCACCTGACCTGAAACCAGGGCCTGGATCGAGGGCGCGTCGCCGTCATAGCGTCTGATGACGGTGTTGGCGGGGGCATTCTTGGTGACCTGGGTGTCCTGCGCGGCGCCCTTGGCCACGCCAATGGTGAAATTACCCATGTCGGCATTGGTCTTGATCTGAGCCGACTTGGGTCCGACGAGGACAATGGTGTTGGCGACATAAGGCTTCGAGAACTGCACCGCCTTGGCTCGCTCTGGCAGCATGGCCATCGTCGCGAAGAGGACATCGACCCGGCCCGTGGTGAGCGCGGGTATACGATTGTTCACCTCCAGGGGGACGAACTCGACCTGGACGCCGAGCTCCTTCCCGAAAAGCTCGGCGATGTCGGCATCAAGGCCTTCCTGCTTGCCGGCGCTGTTGACGAACCCCCACGGTGGATTGTCGCCCTGTATGCCGACGATCAGCTTGCCGCGCTTCTTGATGTCCTCGGGGGTGATGGCCCAGGCGGGACGCGTGATCAACGCCGGTGCCGCCAGTGCGAGCGCTCCGCTCAGCAATACATCGCGGCGATTCAGCCTGTACTTCCTGATCTCTGTCATGACCGTTTCTCCCTCTCTTGACCTGGCTTTTTGCCATTCACGTGATGCTGTCGGCGCGTTCAACGCGTGGCGAGCGCCAACTGCCGCTCGAGCCGCGCGCCAGCGAGCGACAGCGGCCAGCACATTAGAAAATAAAGTATTCCAACGGTGCCGAATACAAGTATTGGCTGGAATATTTGATTGGATATGATGTTTCCAGCTCGCGTCAGCTCCAGGAAGCCGACAATCGAGGCCAGAGATGTTCCTTTGATCAGCTGAACCAGAAAGCCGATCGTGGCGGGCAGCGAGATACGAAGAGCCTGCGGCACGATCACATCCTTCATGCGCGACACGTAATTGAGGCTCAGCGCCTTCGCCGCCTCTGTCTGGCCCTTGGGCACGGCGTCGATGGAGCCGCGCCAGATCTCGCCGAGATAGGCGCTGGCGTGCAGAGTGAAGCCAATCGCGACAGCAACCCAGGCATCGAGCTTTAACCCGATGAGAGCGAGGCCGTAGTAGACGACGAAGAGCTGCATCAAAAGAGGCGTGCCCTGGAAGACAGCGATGTATCCAGCCGTCGCGCGCTCCAGCCAGGGCAGGCCGGAAGTTCGTGCCAAGGCGACCCCCAGCCCGGTCACGCCGCCGCCCGCGAAGCCAACCGCTGACAGCAGCGCTGTCCATTTCAGCCCTACCAGGAGGAAGATGAATTCGCTCGGCCCCATCCGAAATCTCTCACTTGACCGGATAACTGAAATAGTGCGCGGAGATCATGCCGAACATTCGCATCAACAACCACGACATGATGAGGTAGCAGATAGTGACAACTCCATAGACCTCGAAACTCCGAAAGCTGTTGGACTCGATCTGCTGGGCGACCGACGTGAGCTCGTAGGCCGATATGGCGGATGCAATACTTGTTGTGAGAGTGAGAAGTATGAACTGGCTGGTGAGCGATGGAAAAATCGCCCGTAGAGCCGGCTTCAAAACGATCAGCCTGAAGACCTGCGCTTTGTGCAGGCCGAGCGCCAGTCCGGCCTCGATCTGCCCTCGGCTGATGGACTGCACGCCGCCCCGGATTATCTCGATTGCATAAGCGCCGCCGTTAATTCCAAGGGCGATGATCGCTGTGGGGGTCGGATCAAGGCGCAGCCCAGTCAAAGGTAGAGCGAAATAGATAAAGTAGATTTGCACCAGAAATGGTGTGTTGCGGATCAGTTCAACGAAGGAAATCACCAGCCAGCGGAAGGCCTTGATATGTGAGTCTCGCAGAACAACACCGCCGATGCCGATGATGATGGCGAGCACCATTCCCCCGAAAGCCAGCCAAAGCGTTCCAAGGCATGCGATCAACAGGTTGGGCAGGCCATCGATGACGGGGGTGAAATCGAGCTGATAGTTCATTCATCTCCCCTCGTTGCCGACCTTCTTTTTCTGGGTCGATCCAATCCGTGACCGTCGCGCCGTTTATCGCGGTCCAGTTGCCTTGGCGTCACTCCCAGGACCATGGACATTAATTGTACGATCTGGTTCAATTGGTCAAGTGAAATTAACCGCCTCGTTCAATCGAGGGGCGCTTCGACTGAATGATGGTATGAAAGGGTTGTCATGAATAGCGTTGCTCCGTCCCGGCCATCGCGGATCAAGGGTGGTAAGAAGTCCGCGAGCTGGACGCAGGATCCCGAGGGAGTCAGGCAGGGTATCCTGGCCGTTGCTCGCGAGGAGTTCGTGGAATACGGGCTGAGCGGCGCGCGTGTCGATGAAATCGCAGCCAAGACTGTCACCAGCAAGAGGATGATCTATTACTATTTCGGCGACAAAGAGGGGCTCTACCAGGCCGTGCTCGAGGAGGCCTACGATCGTATTCGCAGATTCGAGCGCAGCCTCGACCTCGCCGCCTTGCCTCCGCTGGAGGCCATAGCGACTCTCGCGGGCTTTACGTTCGACTATCATGCCGACAATCCGGATTTTGTTCGCCTTGTCATGGTGGAAAATATTCATCATGCCCGGCATCTGAAGAACTCATCCAAGATCTGTGATCTCAACATGTCCGCAATCGAAATGATCCGCGAAATATACAATCGCGGATTGGCAAGTGGCATATTCCGCGAAGGACTTGATCCTATTGATATTCACCTGACCATAAGCGCACTCAGCTTTTATAATGTGTCAAACCGCGCGACAATCCAGGAAGTCTTCGGCCATGACATGGCGGATCCTGCCGCGCGCGCGCGTCGACGGAACAGCGCGGTCGACACAGTCCTTCGTATGC carries:
- a CDS encoding Gfo/Idh/MocA family oxidoreductase, coding for MEPVKLAIMGAGLIGSRHAQYIAADPGAILSAIIDPAPAGEALANSLGTAWYKNLESCLKTDRPDGVIIATPNQLHVVNGLEAVAAAIPALVEKPIADDVAAATRLVEAAEDAGVPLLVGHHRRFNPMIRKAKDIIDSGQLGQVLTLAGQFWLMKPDDYFDTAWRRAPGGGPVFINLIHDIDLFRYLCGEIAIVQAQESNAFRGHSVEETAVVILLFENGILATISASDAVVAPWSWELTTGENPAYPRQGESCYQIGGSHGALTIPQLELWSNPGERSWREPLRRERIPFLPDDPLKLQIRHFCDVIRGRAAPIVSGREGLNTLKVIEAVKHAARTGMAIKIA
- the aroQ gene encoding type II 3-dehydroquinate dehydratase — protein: MSRLVYVINGPNLNLLGKRQPHIYGHETLADVEVACRTLSEQLNLRLSFHQSNREYEIIERIHEAREEATGIVINPGAFTHTSVAILDALNAFDGTVIECHISNVHKRESFRHHSFVSLRADGVIAGFGTQGYELALRRIARIAETTPD
- a CDS encoding amino acid ABC transporter ATP-binding protein produces the protein MISMIAVEKWYGSFQALRDINLTVGQGERIVLCGPSGSGKSTLIRCINRLEAYQKGEIRVGGIVLTDVAKTTDAVRREVGMVFQHFNLFPHLTVMQNCMLAPMRSLGVGREQAQSTARQLLGRVKILEQAEKYPAQLSGGQQQRVAIARALCMRPKVMLFDEPTSALDPEMVKEVLDTMIGLAEEGMTMICVTHEMGFARQVADRVIFMSEGAIVEEAPPAEFFTAPHHARTRKFLGEILNMH
- a CDS encoding transporter substrate-binding domain-containing protein, with the translated sequence MRKYRLNRRDVLLSGALALAAPALITRPAWAITPEDIKKRGKLIVGIQGDNPPWGFVNSAGKQEGLDADIAELFGKELGVQVEFVPLEVNNRIPALTTGRVDVLFATMAMLPERAKAVQFSKPYVANTIVLVGPKSAQIKTNADMGNFTIGVAKGAAQDTQVTKNAPANTVIRRYDGDAPSIQALVSGQVQALGGNIFYLQRIEQARPGEFENKLEFQNLYNGACTRLGEKEINTALNTFIDKIKANGELQKVYDKWMKVPVHKFPDSLEGIPFTAS
- a CDS encoding amino acid ABC transporter permease, encoding MGPSEFIFLLVGLKWTALLSAVGFAGGGVTGLGVALARTSGLPWLERATAGYIAVFQGTPLLMQLFVVYYGLALIGLKLDAWVAVAIGFTLHASAYLGEIWRGSIDAVPKGQTEAAKALSLNYVSRMKDVIVPQALRISLPATIGFLVQLIKGTSLASIVGFLELTRAGNIISNQIFQPILVFGTVGILYFLMCWPLSLAGARLERQLALATR
- a CDS encoding amino acid ABC transporter permease — its product is MNYQLDFTPVIDGLPNLLIACLGTLWLAFGGMVLAIIIGIGGVVLRDSHIKAFRWLVISFVELIRNTPFLVQIYFIYFALPLTGLRLDPTPTAIIALGINGGAYAIEIIRGGVQSISRGQIEAGLALGLHKAQVFRLIVLKPALRAIFPSLTSQFILLTLTTSIASAISAYELTSVAQQIESNSFRSFEVYGVVTICYLIMSWLLMRMFGMISAHYFSYPVK
- a CDS encoding TetR/AcrR family transcriptional regulator; the encoded protein is MNSVAPSRPSRIKGGKKSASWTQDPEGVRQGILAVAREEFVEYGLSGARVDEIAAKTVTSKRMIYYYFGDKEGLYQAVLEEAYDRIRRFERSLDLAALPPLEAIATLAGFTFDYHADNPDFVRLVMVENIHHARHLKNSSKICDLNMSAIEMIREIYNRGLASGIFREGLDPIDIHLTISALSFYNVSNRATIQEVFGHDMADPAARARRRNSAVDTVLRMLCR